In a single window of the Prinia subflava isolate CZ2003 ecotype Zambia chromosome 3, Cam_Psub_1.2, whole genome shotgun sequence genome:
- the AGPAT3 gene encoding 1-acyl-sn-glycerol-3-phosphate acyltransferase gamma, whose amino-acid sequence MGFIAFLKTQFIVHLLIGFVFVVSGLIINFIQLCTLLLWPINKQLYRRVNCRLAYSLWSQLVMLLEWWSGTECTLFSDEATVKTFGKEHVIIILNHNFEIDFLCGWTMTERFGVLGSSKVLAKRELLYVPLIGWTWYFLEIVFCKRKWEEDRDTVIEGLKRLSDYPEYMWFLLYCEGTRFTETKHRISMEVAESKGLPKLKYHLLPRTKGFTTAVQCLRGTVSAVYDVTLNFRGNKNPSLLGILYGKKYEADMCVRRFPLEDIPQDEKEAANWLHKLYQEKDALQEMYNQEGVFPGKKFKPPRRPWTLLNFLFWATVLLSPLFTFGFGVFASGSPLLILAFLGLVGAASFGVRRLIGVTEIEKGSSYGNQEFKKKE is encoded by the exons ATGGGCTTCATTGCCTTCCTGAAGACCCAGTTCATAGTTCACCTGCTCATTGGGTTCGTCTTTGTTGTCAGTGGGCTGATCATTAACTTCATTCAACTATGCACGCTGCTCCTCTGGCCCATCAACAAGCAGCTTTATCGCCGAGTAAACTGTCGCCTTGCCTATTCCCTTTGGAGCC AGTTGGTAATGCTGCTGGAATGGTGGTCAGGCACAGAGTGCACCCTGTTCTCAGACGAGGCCACGGTGAAAACCTTTGGGAAGGAACACGTCATCATCATCCTGAACCACAACTTTGAGATCGACTTCCTGTGCGGCTGGACGATGACGGAGCGCTTTGGAGTGCTGGGG agTTCCAAAGTTCTTGCTAAGAGAGAGCTGCTGTATGTGCCCCTAATTGGCTGGACGTGGTACTTCCTCGAGATTGTTTTCTGCAAAAGGAAATGGGAAGAGGACAGAGATACAGTCATTGAGGGCTTGAAACGTTTGTCTGATTATCCTGAATATATGTGG TTTCTGCTGTACTGTGAGGGAACTCGTTTCACAGAGACGAAGCACCGCATCAGTATGGAAGTAGCTGAATCCAAGGGGTTGCCTAAACTGAAATACCACCTGTTGCCCAGAACCAAAGGTTTCACCACTGCTGTCCAGTGTCTCAGGGGAACAG tttcagCAGTGTATGATGTAACACTAAATTTCAGAGGAAACAAGAACCCATCTTTATTAGGAATTctttatggaaagaaatatGAAGCAGATATGTGTGTAAG GAGATTTCCTCTGGAAGATATCCCTCAAGATGAAAAGGAAGCTGCAAACTGGCTTCATAAGCTTTACCAGGAAAAG gatgCTTTGCAAGAGATGTATAATCAGGAAGGTGTATTTCCTGGCAAGAAGTTTAAACCTCCTAGGAGACCATGGACTCTCCTAAACTTTCTTTTTTGGGCCACagttctcctctctcctctcttcaCATTTGGCTTTGGAGTTTTTGCAAGTGGATCACCTCTCCTTATCCTTGCATTCCTGGGACTTGTAGGAGCAG CTTCCTTTGGAGTTCGTAGACTGATAGGAGtaactgaaatagaaaaaggCTCCAGCTATGGCAACCAGGAAttcaagaaaaaggaataa